In Kitasatospora sp. NBC_00240, the following are encoded in one genomic region:
- a CDS encoding LacI family DNA-binding transcriptional regulator, with amino-acid sequence MARLAGVSQATVSLVFSGSQAGHRVSEATRERVRAAARGLGYRPQAAGRQLRLGRSGMILLAVPNILGPFFGRVLMGVHEEAGRHGLAVVVSSGWGSATLAEAATTSRFDGLLICSPDDSQLGELPADTPVVFLDADPGTDPARPTVELDVAGGMRDAVGHLAGLGHRRIGHLRSIHSAYTFRVRQQAFERAAEELGLEVLELGVSLNLGQPAARAAAHELLSRADRPRAVICDDDVVASGVYQAAAELGLRIPADVSVVGIDNIPVAGLLAPPLTTVDLPGEELGRVGLAALAGLLRGEPVRPMAALATGLVLRSSTAPAGA; translated from the coding sequence GTGGCCCGGCTGGCCGGCGTCTCCCAGGCCACCGTCTCGCTGGTGTTCTCCGGTTCGCAGGCCGGCCACCGGGTGTCGGAGGCGACCCGGGAGCGGGTCCGGGCGGCCGCCCGCGGGCTCGGCTACCGGCCGCAGGCCGCCGGGCGCCAGCTGCGGCTCGGCCGCAGCGGGATGATCCTGCTCGCCGTCCCGAACATCCTCGGGCCGTTCTTCGGCCGGGTGCTGATGGGCGTGCACGAGGAGGCCGGCCGGCACGGGCTGGCCGTGGTGGTCAGCTCCGGCTGGGGCAGCGCCACCCTCGCCGAGGCCGCCACCACCAGCCGCTTCGACGGCCTGCTGATCTGCTCGCCGGACGACAGCCAACTCGGTGAGCTGCCCGCCGACACCCCCGTGGTCTTCCTGGACGCCGACCCGGGCACCGACCCCGCCCGGCCGACCGTCGAACTGGACGTCGCCGGCGGCATGCGGGACGCCGTCGGCCACCTCGCCGGGCTCGGCCACCGCCGGATCGGCCACCTGCGCTCGATCCACTCCGCGTACACCTTCCGGGTCCGCCAGCAGGCTTTCGAGCGGGCCGCCGAGGAGCTCGGGCTGGAGGTGCTGGAGCTGGGCGTCAGCCTCAACCTGGGCCAGCCGGCGGCCCGCGCCGCCGCCCACGAGCTGCTGAGCCGGGCCGACCGTCCGCGCGCGGTGATCTGCGACGACGACGTGGTGGCCTCGGGCGTCTACCAGGCGGCGGCCGAACTGGGGCTGCGGATCCCGGCGGACGTCTCGGTGGTGGGCATCGACAACATCCCGGTGGCGGGCCTGCTCGCGCCGCCGCTGACCACGGTCGACCTGCCCGGCGAGGAGCTCGGCCGGGTCGGCCTGGCCGCGCTGGCCGGGCTGCTGCGGGGCGAGCCGGTCAGGCC
- a CDS encoding DUF4229 domain-containing protein encodes MSSKPLSSQPQSSQPQSSQSPSSPPSDGTAPIGPPPISTAHATLRYTSMRASIFLGCLLLALLLGHFGVIPVAGASGYVFLVLLAALVSAPLSYVLLSKQRDQMSAQIADKVSGRLRSRTADRIAAQNAEEDAADDAARSASAAQN; translated from the coding sequence GTGAGCAGCAAGCCGCTGAGCAGCCAGCCGCAGAGCAGCCAGCCGCAGAGCAGCCAGTCGCCGAGCAGCCCGCCGTCGGACGGCACCGCGCCGATCGGTCCCCCGCCGATCAGCACCGCGCACGCCACGCTCCGCTACACCTCGATGCGGGCCAGCATCTTCCTCGGCTGCCTGCTGCTCGCCCTGCTGCTGGGCCACTTCGGGGTCATCCCGGTCGCCGGCGCGTCCGGCTACGTCTTCCTCGTACTGCTCGCGGCCCTGGTCTCGGCGCCGCTGAGCTACGTCCTGCTCAGCAAGCAGCGGGACCAGATGTCGGCGCAGATCGCCGACAAGGTGAGCGGCCGGCTGCGCAGCAGGACCGCCGACCGCATCGCCGCCCAGAACGCCGAGGAGGACGCCGCCGACGACGCGGCGCGCTCGGCGTCCGCCGCTCAGAACTGA
- a CDS encoding GNAT family N-acetyltransferase — translation MTLSFTLDPDLTPELRDGIVRLWADVTNAGGAVGFVPPVTPDDVLATAEKQFAGAGAGADGPDRLLVAHDRGTGRIAGLLFFESMRFPLMEHWRMLKRVMVHPDFQGRGYGVELMSEAERTARGWGLAGLRLTARGGLGLEAFYRRCGYQEVGRVPGAIRVAPGDDRDDITFWRDLA, via the coding sequence ATGACGCTGAGTTTCACCCTCGACCCCGATCTCACCCCCGAACTGCGGGACGGCATCGTCCGGCTGTGGGCGGACGTCACCAACGCCGGCGGGGCCGTCGGCTTCGTCCCGCCGGTCACCCCGGACGACGTCCTGGCCACCGCCGAGAAGCAGTTCGCCGGGGCCGGGGCCGGGGCCGACGGCCCGGACCGCCTGCTGGTCGCCCACGACCGCGGGACCGGCCGGATCGCCGGGCTGCTCTTCTTCGAGTCGATGCGCTTCCCGCTGATGGAGCACTGGCGGATGCTCAAGCGGGTCATGGTGCACCCCGACTTCCAGGGCCGCGGGTACGGCGTCGAGCTGATGAGCGAGGCCGAGCGGACCGCCCGCGGCTGGGGACTGGCCGGCCTGCGGCTGACCGCCCGCGGCGGACTCGGACTGGAGGCCTTCTACCGGCGCTGCGGCTACCAGGAGGTGGGGCGGGTGCCCGGCGCGATCCGGGTCGCCCCCGGCGACGACCGCGACGACATCACCTTCTGGCGCGACCTGGCCTGA
- a CDS encoding MFS transporter, with amino-acid sequence MVAGVALLVLVGSAGFRSTPGLMMDALNGEFGWSHATIASAVSVNLTLYGLTAPFAAALMDRFGVRLVVVCALLTISTGAGLTILMTQSWQLILCWGVLVGLGSGSMAGAFATTVSGRWFQARQGLVTGVLTAGGAAGNLIFMPLLAALVEQHGWRTAVVVVSLASTAVAVPVLLLMRERPADIGLLPYGATEAPPAPVTQGSALARSLRVLREAARSKAFWLLAGSFAICGATTAGLVGTHFIPAAHDHGMPVTTAAGLLAMVGVFDVVGTIASGWFTDRFDSRKLLVAYYALRGISLLFLPQLFAGSLKPPILAFVIFYGLDWVATVPPTVALCRQHFGADAPIVFGWVLAAHQIGAAAVAGLAGLSRDAFGNYDLAWYAAGGLCAVAVLLCLALRRRPAAPVVPVVAPA; translated from the coding sequence GTGGTCGCGGGCGTGGCCCTGCTGGTCCTGGTCGGCTCGGCCGGGTTCCGCTCCACCCCCGGCCTGATGATGGACGCGCTGAACGGCGAGTTCGGCTGGTCGCACGCGACCATCGCGAGCGCCGTCTCGGTCAACCTCACCCTGTACGGCCTGACCGCGCCGTTCGCCGCCGCGCTGATGGACCGCTTCGGCGTCCGGCTGGTGGTGGTCTGCGCGCTGCTGACCATCTCGACCGGCGCCGGGCTGACCATCCTGATGACGCAGAGCTGGCAGCTCATCCTCTGCTGGGGCGTGCTGGTCGGCCTCGGCAGCGGGTCGATGGCCGGCGCCTTCGCCACCACGGTCTCCGGTCGCTGGTTCCAGGCCCGGCAGGGGCTGGTCACCGGGGTGCTGACGGCCGGCGGCGCCGCGGGGAACCTGATCTTCATGCCGCTGCTGGCCGCGCTCGTCGAGCAGCACGGCTGGCGGACCGCCGTGGTGGTGGTCTCGCTGGCGTCCACCGCGGTTGCCGTCCCCGTGCTGCTGCTGATGCGCGAGCGCCCGGCCGACATCGGCCTGCTCCCGTACGGGGCGACCGAGGCCCCGCCCGCGCCGGTGACGCAGGGCAGCGCGCTGGCCCGGTCGTTGCGGGTGCTGCGGGAGGCCGCCCGCAGCAAGGCGTTCTGGCTGCTCGCCGGCTCCTTCGCGATCTGCGGCGCGACCACCGCCGGCCTGGTCGGCACCCACTTCATCCCGGCCGCGCACGACCACGGCATGCCGGTCACCACGGCGGCGGGCCTGCTGGCCATGGTCGGGGTCTTCGACGTGGTGGGCACGATCGCCAGCGGCTGGTTCACCGACCGCTTCGACTCCCGGAAGCTGCTGGTCGCGTACTACGCGCTGCGCGGGATCTCGCTGCTGTTCCTGCCGCAACTGTTCGCCGGCTCCCTGAAGCCGCCGATCCTGGCCTTCGTGATCTTCTACGGCCTGGACTGGGTGGCCACCGTGCCGCCGACCGTCGCGCTCTGCCGCCAGCACTTCGGGGCGGACGCGCCGATCGTCTTCGGCTGGGTGCTGGCCGCGCACCAGATCGGTGCCGCGGCGGTGGCGGGCCTGGCGGGCCTGTCCCGCGACGCGTTCGGCAACTACGACCTGGCCTGGTACGCGGCCGGCGGGCTCTGCGCGGTGGCGGTGCTGCTCTGCCTGGCACTGCGCCGGCGCCCGGCTGCGCCGGTGGTCCCGGTGGTGGCGCCGGCCTGA
- a CDS encoding helix-turn-helix domain-containing protein has translation MSAAHRGAPHRVAVLALDRVIAFELAIPSRIFESAKAPDGTPLYQVATCTLDGGPVATSSDFRISVDHGPELLEHADTVVVPAATALAEAYATGGPVPDTAAALARLRPGTRLVSICTGAFVLAAAGLLDGRPATTHWRHTAHFAALFPEVRLDPDVLFTDDGDVLTSGGVAAGVDLCLHLVRRDHGSAVANAVARTCIVPPWREGGQKQYVELPRPVTGTAGPGTAAVRAWALEHLDEPLALRELAARAGTSVRTFTRRFREETGSSPGQWLTLQRTERARQLLEGTDLTIDQVARESGFGTAASLRLQLRGRLDVAPSAYRRTFREVERPRPA, from the coding sequence ATGAGCGCCGCACACCGTGGGGCCCCGCACCGGGTGGCGGTGCTGGCCCTGGACCGCGTGATCGCCTTCGAGCTCGCCATCCCCTCGCGGATCTTCGAGTCCGCCAAGGCCCCGGACGGCACCCCGCTCTACCAGGTGGCCACCTGCACGCTGGACGGCGGCCCGGTCGCGACCAGCTCCGACTTCCGGATCAGCGTCGACCACGGCCCCGAACTCCTGGAGCACGCCGACACCGTGGTGGTCCCGGCCGCGACCGCCCTCGCCGAGGCCTACGCGACGGGGGGACCGGTGCCCGACACGGCCGCCGCCCTCGCCCGGCTCCGGCCGGGGACACGGCTGGTGTCGATCTGCACCGGCGCGTTCGTCCTGGCCGCGGCCGGGCTGCTGGACGGCCGTCCGGCGACCACGCACTGGCGGCACACCGCGCACTTCGCGGCCCTGTTCCCCGAGGTCCGGCTGGACCCCGACGTGCTGTTCACCGACGACGGGGACGTGCTCACCTCCGGCGGGGTGGCGGCCGGGGTCGACCTCTGCCTGCACCTGGTCCGGCGCGACCACGGCAGCGCGGTGGCCAACGCCGTCGCCCGCACCTGCATCGTGCCGCCGTGGCGCGAGGGTGGCCAGAAGCAGTACGTCGAGCTGCCCCGGCCGGTGACCGGGACGGCCGGGCCCGGCACCGCGGCCGTCCGGGCCTGGGCCCTGGAGCACCTCGACGAGCCGCTGGCGCTGCGCGAGCTCGCCGCCCGGGCCGGGACGAGCGTACGCACCTTCACCCGCCGGTTCCGCGAGGAGACCGGGAGCAGCCCCGGCCAGTGGCTGACGCTGCAGCGCACCGAGCGGGCCCGGCAGCTGCTGGAAGGGACCGACCTGACGATCGACCAGGTGGCGCGGGAGTCCGGGTTCGGGACGGCCGCCTCACTGCGGCTGCAGCTGCGCGGGCGGCTGGACGTGGCACCCAGCGCCTACCGGCGGACCTTCCGCGAGGTGGAACGCCCCCGCCCGGCCTGA
- a CDS encoding ATP-binding protein, with amino-acid sequence MQVLQVQLAVQADPAEVGRARRWVRSRLLNQGVDPDAPIAETLVLVVSELVTNAVVHTGCPAVLRLLMPVDSTAAPGPAAAGGARLFAMVGPLRVEVADASQVAPAPRHAGDDEDATNGRGLELVELLCDRWGWYPDGSGKRVWCEIDAAATAVRPMAGGLDAPLHDSLDRVPAAP; translated from the coding sequence GTGCAGGTACTTCAAGTGCAACTGGCGGTGCAGGCGGACCCCGCCGAGGTCGGCCGGGCTCGCAGGTGGGTGCGCTCGCGGCTGCTGAACCAGGGAGTGGACCCGGACGCGCCGATCGCCGAGACGCTGGTGCTGGTCGTCTCCGAACTGGTCACCAACGCGGTGGTGCACACCGGGTGTCCGGCCGTGCTGAGGCTGCTGATGCCGGTGGACTCCACCGCCGCCCCGGGGCCGGCCGCCGCCGGCGGTGCCCGGCTGTTCGCGATGGTCGGCCCGTTGCGGGTCGAGGTCGCCGACGCCAGCCAGGTGGCGCCCGCGCCCCGGCACGCGGGCGACGACGAGGACGCCACCAACGGCCGGGGCCTGGAGCTGGTCGAGCTGCTCTGCGACCGCTGGGGCTGGTACCCGGACGGCTCGGGCAAGCGGGTCTGGTGCGAGATCGACGCCGCGGCCACCGCCGTCCGGCCGATGGCGGGCGGCCTGGACGCGCCGCTGCACGACTCGCTCGACCGGGTGCCGGCGGCGCCCTGA
- a CDS encoding sigma factor-like helix-turn-helix DNA-binding protein, with the protein MATAARVQYVVDSLPHPLRETITATYYDGRTYQETAHRLGISEQVAKQRMRLGLQLLATELTEVRDEDGGDGADGTRGGAAPAPPAAGTATAGAGAPAGSLS; encoded by the coding sequence GTGGCGACCGCCGCCCGCGTGCAGTACGTGGTGGACTCCCTCCCCCACCCGCTGCGCGAGACCATCACCGCGACCTACTACGACGGCCGGACCTACCAGGAGACGGCCCACCGGCTCGGCATCAGCGAGCAGGTCGCCAAGCAGCGGATGCGGCTCGGCCTGCAACTGCTCGCCACCGAACTGACCGAGGTGCGGGACGAGGACGGCGGCGACGGCGCGGACGGCACCCGGGGCGGCGCGGCGCCCGCTCCCCCGGCGGCGGGCACCGCCACCGCGGGCGCCGGCGCCCCCGCAGGGAGCCTGTCGTGA
- a CDS encoding zf-HC2 domain-containing protein, which produces MSADPTAGPLTEQQHEDLRSLLGAWALGACPRREAAGLERHLRLCPDCAEEGTRLRDAAGWLSADEPLDPSGALRQQVLDWCLARRPAELPVPAWGAPYGAETAKLDALLRDLGPEEWQEIVELPWHGGTDRLRPAEVLSHLAAVDGYLALALGLPDPVPAGPDPGAPVAAPGPAAAPAAPRIPAQAGQPATRVPRQGASPFSGIVDRSERLAAAQAGCSPESVRTRWRRQTHALVRSAALAPGGNVPVDYGFAALPLRDAFVDRAFECYVHGEDVARAVAYPYAPPAPPHLRQMIDLAARMLPEAVAALRRAGRPGPTGHPGHGPGPGPGGDRPARLLRLVIDGPAAGEWLIPLDGPAPPGNRAGYGRTTEPVAAMVLDGLEFCQLAAAHRDPDRLPVGEHGDRAAIREVLRAAPLLSRP; this is translated from the coding sequence GTGAGCGCCGACCCGACCGCCGGACCGCTCACCGAGCAGCAGCACGAGGACCTGCGCTCCCTGCTCGGTGCCTGGGCGCTGGGCGCCTGCCCGCGCCGCGAGGCCGCCGGGCTGGAACGGCACCTGCGGCTCTGCCCCGACTGCGCCGAGGAGGGCACCCGGCTGCGGGACGCCGCCGGGTGGCTCTCCGCCGACGAGCCGCTCGACCCGTCCGGCGCGCTGCGCCAGCAGGTGCTCGACTGGTGCCTGGCCCGGCGTCCGGCCGAACTCCCCGTCCCCGCCTGGGGCGCGCCGTACGGCGCCGAGACCGCCAAGCTCGACGCGCTGCTGCGCGACCTCGGCCCCGAGGAGTGGCAGGAGATCGTCGAACTCCCCTGGCACGGCGGCACCGACCGGCTCCGGCCGGCCGAGGTGCTCAGCCACCTGGCGGCGGTGGACGGCTACCTGGCGCTGGCCCTCGGCCTCCCCGATCCGGTCCCGGCCGGCCCGGACCCCGGCGCACCGGTTGCCGCCCCCGGCCCGGCCGCCGCCCCCGCCGCACCCCGGATACCGGCCCAGGCCGGGCAGCCGGCGACGCGGGTCCCCCGGCAGGGCGCCTCGCCGTTCAGCGGGATCGTCGACCGCAGCGAACGGCTGGCCGCCGCCCAGGCCGGCTGCTCCCCCGAGTCCGTCCGTACGCGGTGGCGCCGGCAGACCCACGCCCTGGTCCGGAGCGCCGCGCTGGCGCCCGGGGGCAACGTCCCGGTCGACTACGGGTTCGCCGCCCTGCCGCTCCGGGACGCCTTCGTCGACCGGGCCTTCGAGTGCTACGTGCACGGCGAGGACGTGGCCCGCGCGGTCGCCTACCCGTACGCGCCGCCGGCTCCGCCGCACCTGCGGCAGATGATCGACCTGGCCGCCCGGATGCTCCCCGAGGCGGTGGCCGCGCTGCGCCGCGCCGGGCGGCCCGGCCCCACCGGTCACCCGGGCCACGGCCCCGGCCCCGGCCCGGGCGGTGACCGGCCGGCCCGGCTGCTCAGGCTGGTGATCGACGGCCCGGCGGCCGGCGAGTGGCTGATCCCGCTGGACGGGCCCGCCCCGCCGGGCAACCGGGCCGGGTACGGGCGGACCACCGAGCCGGTCGCCGCGATGGTGCTGGACGGCCTGGAGTTCTGCCAGCTGGCCGCCGCCCACCGCGACCCGGACCGGCTGCCGGTCGGCGAGCACGGCGACCGGGCCGCGATCCGCGAGGTGCTGCGCGCCGCGCCCCTGCTGTCCCGGCCCTGA
- the purU gene encoding formyltetrahydrofolate deformylase, translating to MEQQTASAQYVLTLSCPDKQGIVHAVSSYLFMTGCNIIDSQQFGDGDSGLFFMRVHFSAEEPVTVDKLRASFAAIGASFRMDWRIHPSAERMRIVLMVSKFGHCLNDLLFRTSIGALPVEIAAVVSNHGDFEELTESYGIPFVHIPVTRDTKADAERQLLDLVERENVDLVVLARYMQVLSDDLCKALSGRVINIHHSFLPSFKGAKPYHQAHTRGVKLIGATAHYVTADLDEGPIIEQEVARVTHDVTPDQLVALGRDVECQALARAVKWHSEHRVLLNGTRTVVFT from the coding sequence GTGGAACAGCAGACGGCCAGCGCCCAGTACGTCCTCACGCTGTCCTGCCCGGACAAGCAGGGGATCGTGCACGCGGTCTCCAGCTACCTCTTCATGACCGGCTGCAACATCATCGACAGCCAGCAGTTCGGCGACGGGGACAGCGGGCTGTTCTTCATGCGGGTGCACTTCTCCGCGGAGGAGCCGGTCACGGTCGACAAGCTGCGGGCCAGCTTCGCCGCCATCGGCGCCTCGTTCCGGATGGACTGGCGGATCCACCCCAGCGCGGAGCGGATGCGGATCGTCCTGATGGTCAGCAAGTTCGGCCACTGCCTGAACGACCTGCTGTTCCGCACCAGCATCGGCGCGCTGCCGGTGGAGATCGCCGCGGTGGTCTCCAACCACGGCGACTTCGAGGAGCTCACCGAGTCGTACGGGATCCCCTTCGTGCACATCCCGGTCACCCGGGACACCAAGGCGGACGCCGAGCGGCAGCTGCTGGACCTGGTGGAGCGGGAGAACGTCGACCTGGTCGTGCTGGCCCGCTACATGCAGGTGCTCTCTGACGACCTGTGCAAGGCGCTCTCCGGCCGGGTCATCAACATCCACCACTCCTTCCTGCCGAGCTTCAAGGGCGCCAAGCCGTACCACCAGGCGCACACCCGGGGCGTGAAGCTGATCGGCGCCACCGCGCACTACGTCACGGCGGACCTGGACGAGGGCCCGATCATCGAGCAGGAGGTGGCCCGGGTCACCCACGACGTGACGCCGGACCAGCTGGTCGCGCTCGGTCGGGACGTCGAGTGCCAGGCGCTGGCGCGGGCCGTGAAGTGGCACAGCGAGCACCGGGTGCTGCTCAACGGGACGCGCACCGTCGTCTTCACCTGA
- a CDS encoding ABC transporter substrate-binding protein, translated as MFRQTASPEDQQSAGEQQPAGRRDDAAGRPGRRSPGRRTVVSTAMAVAMLPALFAASACGGPADASTGGAELTVMTWAPSGTGSTDRPGMTALAEAVGRDINAKGGLGGHRVRVLTCNEHNEAAGAAKCAQQAVDAKAIAVVGSYSQFGESFMTTLERAGIPYLGGYGLSGAEFSSPLSYPVAGGMPALIAGSGRQLVDSGCRSVALVRPDTPAGDSLLGYLANALKPAGVKLVDVKAPEKSSDYTEVARKAIGKDDAGNCVTVALGTEPTGNLLDSYRRLGPKNTRLASVIGSVQQSVVDSTGGDSGPLAGAYVAGWYPPESSGVWDALRSVIRANSADGKMVDVADSGVQTTWVAYEVLRQVGERLRAAGRPINTKALTAVLDSGDPIDTVGLTPPLAWGATNMLASAESPRLVNTWVTYQQASSGRLTLQQPGFVDVRWVLTGGKKP; from the coding sequence ATGTTCAGGCAGACCGCATCGCCCGAGGACCAGCAGTCGGCGGGAGAGCAGCAGCCGGCCGGGCGCCGTGACGACGCGGCGGGCCGACCCGGACGGCGCTCCCCAGGCCGCCGGACCGTGGTGAGCACAGCCATGGCGGTGGCCATGCTGCCGGCACTGTTCGCCGCCTCGGCCTGCGGCGGCCCGGCCGACGCATCGACCGGCGGCGCCGAACTCACCGTGATGACCTGGGCGCCGTCCGGCACCGGGTCCACCGACCGGCCCGGCATGACGGCCCTGGCCGAGGCCGTCGGCCGCGACATCAACGCCAAGGGCGGCCTGGGCGGCCACCGGGTGCGGGTGCTGACCTGCAACGAGCACAACGAGGCCGCCGGCGCCGCCAAGTGCGCCCAGCAGGCGGTGGACGCCAAGGCGATCGCCGTGGTCGGCTCGTACAGCCAGTTCGGCGAGAGCTTCATGACCACCCTGGAGCGGGCCGGCATCCCGTACCTCGGCGGCTACGGCCTCTCCGGCGCCGAGTTCAGCAGCCCGCTGTCCTACCCCGTGGCGGGCGGCATGCCGGCGCTGATCGCCGGCAGCGGCCGCCAGCTGGTCGACAGCGGCTGCCGCTCGGTCGCCCTGGTCCGCCCGGACACCCCGGCCGGCGACAGCCTGCTGGGCTACCTCGCCAACGCGCTCAAGCCGGCCGGCGTCAAGCTGGTCGACGTCAAGGCACCGGAGAAGTCCAGCGACTACACCGAGGTCGCCCGCAAGGCCATCGGCAAGGACGACGCCGGCAACTGCGTGACCGTCGCCCTGGGCACCGAGCCGACCGGCAACCTGCTCGACTCCTACCGCCGCCTCGGCCCGAAGAACACCAGGCTCGCCTCGGTGATCGGCAGCGTCCAGCAGTCGGTGGTCGACTCCACCGGTGGCGACAGCGGCCCGCTGGCCGGCGCGTACGTCGCCGGCTGGTACCCGCCGGAGTCCTCGGGCGTCTGGGACGCACTGCGCTCGGTGATCCGGGCCAACTCCGCCGACGGCAAGATGGTCGACGTCGCCGACTCCGGCGTGCAGACCACCTGGGTCGCGTACGAGGTGCTGCGCCAGGTCGGCGAGCGGCTCAGGGCGGCCGGCCGCCCGATCAACACCAAGGCGCTGACCGCGGTGCTGGACAGCGGCGACCCGATCGACACCGTCGGCCTGACCCCGCCACTGGCCTGGGGCGCCACCAACATGCTGGCCAGCGCGGAGTCGCCGCGGCTGGTGAACACCTGGGTCACCTACCAGCAGGCGAGCTCCGGACGGCTCACCCTCCAGCAGCCCGGCTTCGTGGACGTGCGCTGGGTGCTGACCGGGGGCAAGAAGCCGTAG
- a CDS encoding transcriptional regulator — MAARPLVARQPNERLQQLIQEASCSNAGLARRVNLCGAEHGLDLRYDKTSVARWLRGQQPRGQAPAVIAEAIGRKLGRGVSVEEIGMADGKNLSSGIGLQFSATLSGALEQVCELWRSDVGRRDFLTGAAVAASALVEPSRDWLITPPDPVVARSGAVRVGPSDVAAIKATTQMLVDLDHRFGSGHVRPVVVHYLNSVVSGLLSGGYRDETGRQLFAAVARLTELAGYMAVDTGQPGLAQRYYIQALRLAQAADDRGYGGYVLAASMSHLAATLGNPREIAQLARAAQEGARSVATPTAMAMFYAAEARGHALLGDARACEAVAAKALAAMERRNPEDDPDWIVHFDDAYLADELAHCHRDLEQAGQAEKYARRALDLHPPTRVRRRAVDLVLLATAQLQQREVERACETGTQAVRLLSGLRSNRGVEYLDEFRRRLEPYREQRVVREFQARAEAEAA, encoded by the coding sequence ATGGCCGCGAGACCACTTGTCGCACGACAGCCCAACGAGCGCCTGCAGCAACTCATCCAGGAGGCGAGCTGCTCGAACGCGGGCCTCGCCCGCAGGGTGAACCTGTGCGGCGCCGAGCACGGCCTCGACCTGCGGTACGACAAGACCTCGGTCGCCCGCTGGCTGCGTGGCCAGCAACCGCGCGGCCAGGCACCGGCGGTGATCGCCGAGGCGATCGGCCGCAAACTCGGCCGGGGGGTCTCGGTCGAGGAGATCGGGATGGCCGACGGCAAGAACCTCAGCTCCGGCATCGGGCTGCAGTTCTCGGCCACCCTCAGCGGCGCCCTGGAGCAGGTCTGCGAGTTGTGGCGCAGCGACGTCGGCCGGCGGGACTTCCTGACCGGCGCGGCCGTGGCCGCCTCGGCCCTGGTCGAGCCCAGCCGGGACTGGCTGATCACCCCGCCCGACCCGGTGGTCGCCCGCAGCGGCGCCGTCCGGGTCGGCCCCTCCGACGTCGCGGCGATCAAGGCCACCACGCAGATGCTGGTGGACCTCGACCACCGCTTCGGCAGCGGTCATGTCCGTCCGGTCGTCGTGCACTACCTCAACAGTGTCGTCTCCGGCCTGCTCAGCGGCGGGTACCGGGACGAGACCGGCCGGCAGCTGTTCGCGGCGGTCGCCCGGCTGACCGAACTGGCCGGCTACATGGCGGTCGACACCGGGCAGCCCGGTCTCGCCCAGCGCTACTACATCCAGGCGCTGCGGCTGGCCCAGGCCGCCGACGACCGCGGCTACGGCGGGTACGTGCTGGCCGCCTCGATGAGCCACCTCGCGGCGACCCTCGGCAACCCCCGGGAGATCGCCCAACTCGCCCGCGCCGCACAGGAGGGGGCCCGCTCGGTCGCCACCCCGACCGCGATGGCGATGTTCTACGCGGCCGAGGCGCGCGGCCACGCCCTGCTGGGGGACGCCCGCGCCTGCGAGGCGGTGGCGGCCAAGGCGCTGGCCGCGATGGAGCGCCGCAACCCCGAGGACGACCCGGACTGGATCGTCCACTTCGACGACGCCTACCTCGCCGACGAACTGGCGCACTGTCACCGGGACCTGGAGCAGGCCGGCCAGGCCGAGAAGTACGCCCGCCGGGCACTCGACCTGCACCCGCCGACCCGGGTGCGCCGCCGCGCGGTGGACCTCGTCCTGCTGGCCACCGCCCAGTTGCAGCAGCGCGAGGTCGAACGGGCCTGCGAGACGGGCACCCAGGCCGTCCGGCTGCTCAGCGGGCTGCGTTCCAACCGGGGCGTGGAGTACCTGGACGAGTTCCGGCGCCGGCTGGAGCCGTACCGGGAGCAGCGGGTGGTCCGCGAGTTCCAGGCCAGGGCGGAGGCGGAGGCGGCCTGA
- a CDS encoding bifunctional DNA primase/polymerase yields MEDTPGAPGRSSDSELPALLIEAVSYAEERHWEVAPGAWLIDGDGPARCSCGDLGCGAPGAHPVGDDWRGKASAGPGVVRRWWTETPQASILLPTGRSFDVLDVPEVAGCLALARMERMGLQLGPVVAVPAASGQVGRRLLFLVLPGVLAKLPEMLRRLGWAPGRLDLVARGEGDWIVAPPSRVGPYSFAQWARPPSSTNRWLLPDAAELINPLAYACGREAPAVAARQGRTAVHQHS; encoded by the coding sequence GTGGAAGACACCCCAGGAGCCCCCGGGCGGAGCAGCGACAGCGAGCTGCCCGCCCTGCTCATCGAAGCCGTCAGCTACGCCGAGGAACGCCACTGGGAGGTCGCCCCCGGCGCCTGGCTGATCGACGGCGACGGACCGGCCCGCTGCTCGTGCGGCGACCTCGGCTGCGGAGCCCCGGGCGCGCACCCGGTCGGCGACGACTGGCGCGGCAAGGCCAGCGCGGGCCCGGGTGTGGTGCGCCGGTGGTGGACGGAGACCCCGCAGGCCTCGATCCTGCTGCCGACCGGGCGCTCCTTCGACGTGCTGGACGTGCCGGAGGTGGCCGGCTGCCTGGCGCTGGCCCGGATGGAGCGGATGGGCCTGCAGCTCGGCCCGGTGGTCGCGGTGCCCGCCGCGTCCGGTCAGGTCGGTCGGCGGCTGCTCTTCCTGGTGCTGCCCGGCGTGCTGGCCAAGCTCCCCGAGATGCTCCGCAGGCTGGGCTGGGCGCCCGGCCGGCTCGACCTGGTGGCGCGCGGCGAGGGCGACTGGATCGTGGCCCCGCCCTCCCGGGTGGGCCCTTACAGCTTCGCCCAGTGGGCCCGGCCGCCGTCCTCCACCAACCGGTGGCTGCTGCCGGACGCCGCCGAGCTGATCAACCCGCTGGCCTACGCCTGCGGCCGCGAGGCCCCCGCGGTGGCGGCCCGGCAGGGCCGGACGGCGGTGCACCAGCACTCCTGA